Part of the Ochrobactrum sp. Marseille-Q0166 genome is shown below.
GATGTAATGTATGGGCGAACCTTTGTGCTGTGCTAATATCTATATTGGCCTTCTGCGCGATTTGCGACAAGGTCATAGCAGGGTCATAGCGATCAAAAGCACGAAGTATATTAAAAGCCTTCGCCACAGATTGCACCATTAACGGATCTGTCTTTTTTGGGCTGTTTTCCATCGCTTTCAGCCTTTTCCCTTACTCAACAATCATATGTCGATAACTTAAATCACAATTCAGGAATTTATAGAGCAAGTTCTTGCTGCATTAAACCTCCTGTTTGCTGAAAAAATCGGGGAAGTCGCAACTTTTCCTTGACGTCTACCACCTCTCTTGTTTCTATATAATAAATAATATTGCATTACAATAATGGAGGCGCAGTTGAGCAACTTTATTCTCACGGAGACGATAGGATCTGTTCGTCGCATTACCCTGAACCGGCCTGAAAAGCTCAACGCATGGAACAAGCCTATGCGCGACCAGCTTATTGCGGCACTCATCGAGGCTGAACGGGAGAATGACGTTCGTGCAGTGATCCTTACAGGTGCAGGGGATCGCGCATTTGGCGCAGGTCAGGATCTTAGTGAGAGCAAGACGTTTGATGCGTCAAGTGCAGAAGGCTGGATGGGAGAATGGAAGGCGCTCTACTCGCTGTTCCGTGAGTCTTCCAAGCCAATCGTGGCAGCTCTGAATGGCGTTGCAGCCGGCTCTGCGTTCCAGATTGCTCTTCTATGTGATCTGCGCATCGCTCATGCGGGCGTAACAATGGGGCAGCCTGAGATTAACTCAGGCATCCCAACCGTTACCGGCAACTGGATCATGCGTGAGATGATTGGGCTTTCCCGCACCATCGACCTCACACTCACTGGCCGCATGCTTGAGGCTGAAGAAGCCTATTCCTTTGGTCTCATTTCGCGACTGGTTGATCAGGAGAAAGTACAGAGCGAAGCACTTGAAATTGCCAATCTTTTGGCGTCGAAGCCTCCGGTCGCTATGCGCCTCAATCGGAAGCGAATTGC
Proteins encoded:
- a CDS encoding enoyl-CoA hydratase/isomerase family protein — protein: MSNFILTETIGSVRRITLNRPEKLNAWNKPMRDQLIAALIEAERENDVRAVILTGAGDRAFGAGQDLSESKTFDASSAEGWMGEWKALYSLFRESSKPIVAALNGVAAGSAFQIALLCDLRIAHAGVTMGQPEINSGIPTVTGNWIMREMIGLSRTIDLTLTGRMLEAEEAYSFGLISRLVDQEKVQSEALEIANLLASKPPVAMRLNRKRIAEVTQQGFDDAMHSGVLIQTDAYATGEPQAMMEKFFAERAARKVEA